From Microbacterium sp. LWH7-1.2:
CGCCCTCGACGACGCCTGGTCGAAGCTCGAGGACGGTGACTGATGACCGCGCCGCCCGTCGTGGCCGCCTCGGCCGCGCCGCCTGTCGACCGCGAGCGCGGTCGCAGGCGGGCCCGGCGGCGCAACCTGGGCTCCGCGCTGCTGTTCCTGAGCCCCTGGCTGGTCGGGTTCGCGGTCTTCACGGCGTGGCCCTTGATCTACAGCGTGTACCTGTCGCTGACGGACTACGACGTCATCAACGACCCGAACTTCGTCGGCGCCGACAACTACGTCGAGCTGTTCAGCGACCCCAAGGTCGCCCTGGCTCTCGGCAACACACTGTTCTTCACGATCGTGCAGGTGCCGCTCTACGTGCTGGTCTCGCTCCTGCTCGCCCTGCTGCTCAACCGGGCGGGAAGAAGCGCAGGGGTCTTCCGTACCGTGTTCTTCCTTCCCAAGATGACCCCGCCGGTGGCCGTGGGCATCCTGTTCCTCCTGCTCTTCAACGGTCAGAACGGGCTCTTCAACACGGTGCTCGGGTGGTTCGGGATCGACGGGCCATCCTGGACGACGGATGCTGCGTGGGTGAAGCCGGGGCTCATCATCATGAGTCTGTGGACCGTCGGCGCATCGGTCATCATCCTGCTGGCCGCGCTGCAGGCCGTACCTGACGAGCTCTACGACTCGGCGAAGCTCGATGGCGCCGGATTCTGGCGGCAGTCGTTCTCGATCACGGTGCCGATGATCAGCCCGGCGCTCTTCTTCATCGTGGTGGTCAACACGATCGCGGGTCTGCAGACCTTCGATGAGGCGTACACCGCATTCTTCGGTGCCGGCAACACGACGTACAGCAACGATGCCGCGCTGTTCTACGTCATCTACCTGTTCCAGCAGGCTTTCGAGTTCCTCCACATGGGGTACGCCTCAGCGATGGCCTGGGTGCTGTTCGCGCTCATCATGGTGGTCACCGCCATCCAGATCCTGGTCTCACGACGCGTCGTGTACTACGAGGGGGATGATCGGACATGAGCAGGGTTCTCCCTCCTGGTCTGCCGCACGACGAGGAGCTCGACGCGCCGCGTCCGGCCGGTGCGCCCGCGCCGCACCCGCCCGCCCGAGCGGATCACCGCGCGCCTGCAAGACCGGAGGCGCGTACCGCGGCTGCCGCACGGGCGCGTCGGCGGCACCTGATCCGGCGTTCGCTGATCATCGCGGCGCTCAGCCTGCTCGCGCTGGTCTTCGCGTACCCGTTCGTGTGGCTGGTCAGTGCGTCGTTCAAGCCCCGCGGCGAGGTGTTCGACAATCGACTGATCCCCGAGACCTTCACGTGGGACAACTACGTCCAGGTATGGCAGGCGGCGCCGCTCGCGCTGTGGCTGTGGAACACGCTCCTGGTCACCGTGCTCGCGGCGACCACGGTCACTCTCTCGAGTGCCATGGTCGCGTGGGGATTCGCCTACTTCCGATTCCGGGGGAGGGGCGCGCTGTTCGGCGTCGTGCTCGCGACCATGATGCTGCCGGGTGCGGTCACGATGATTCCCACGTTCCTCATCTGGAACGCCCTCGGATTCGTCGGCACACTGGTGCCCTTGTGGGCGCAGAACATCTTCGGCAGCGCCTTCTACGTGTTCCTGCTGCGTCAGTTCATGCTCGGGCTGCCGCGTGAGTTCTTCGAAGCCGCCCGCGTGGACGGCGCATCGAACTGGGACCTCTTCTGGCGCATCGCCCTGCCCCTCAGCAAGCCTGCGCTCGCGGTCACGTTCGTATTCGAGGTGCAGGCCGTGTGGACCGATCTCATGCGCGCGCTCATCTACCTGCGGGATTCGGCGGATTACACGCTGCCACGCGGGCTCAAGTCTCTCGTCGACGCCTTCGGATTCGGCGGCGAATGGCACTGGGAGCTCATCGTCACAGCGAGCGTCATCGCGACGGTTCCCATGATCATCGTGTTCTTCGTCGCCCAACGGCAGATCATCCACGGCATCAGCGCGGGTGGCGTGAAGGGCTGACGGAAGCCCGTGTTCTGGCGGTGGCTTCTGAGGGATCAGGCCGCCGCGCTGATTCCCGGATTCAGAGCCAGCGGCGGCGTTTGAACATCCCGTAGATCACGAGGTCGATCGTCACGATGCCGAGGCCGATGACGATCCACCCGTACTGCCACTGCATCAGCGGGATGTTCTTGAAGTTCATCCCGTAGAGCCCTGCGATCAGCGTGGGCACGGCCAGGAGCGCGGCGAACGCGGAGATTGTGCGCATGTCCTTGTTCTGGCGGGCGGCGATGTTGTTCTCGTGGCTCGAGAGGATGGCGTCGAGGCCTTTGCTCTGGTTGTTGATCAGCGCCGCCGTGCCGGCGGCGTCGTCGAGCAGGTCGTGGAGGTAGGGCAGGATCTGCTCGTTGCCGACCGTGAGAGTCTCGAGATGCCGCGTGCTCTCGTGCAGCGCTGCCGCGATGCTCGAGACCGCGCGGTCGACGCGGCCGATGTTCTTGCGGATCCGGTAGATGCGGTGATGGTCTTCGCGCCCGCCTTCGCTGAAGACCTGCTCCTCGAGTTCCTCGAGGGCGGTCTCGATATCGGCCGCCGCCTTCGCGTATCCGTCCACGATCTGCGCAATGACCTGGTGCGCCGCGGGCAGGGTGTCGGAACGCGCGTTCTCCGGGGCCTCCTCGAGCAGCTTCGGCAGGTCCGGAAGCTCCGCCCCGTTTCCCCGCTGCACGGTGAGCAGCCAACCCTCGCCGAT
This genomic window contains:
- a CDS encoding CorA family divalent cation transporter; the encoded protein is MFGQLRAAHAPRLPGASRKFDDDGAIFTCVTSGRPDRRLPVGRQARERMAALVKGVRVALRARQPRRGRTLMLESTEKRSPQKRDAASRESGSAHIFLVGSPIEPADVALADVPDLVHRTRRKDQFVWLHLVEPDEDTVRQARDVLGIHPTAVADVVSRRQQPKVQKFDEHLFVMLWNVLRLPDESLLLGETYLYIGEGWLLTVQRGNGAELPDLPKLLEEAPENARSDTLPAAHQVIAQIVDGYAKAAADIETALEELEEQVFSEGGREDHHRIYRIRKNIGRVDRAVSSIAAALHESTRHLETLTVGNEQILPYLHDLLDDAAGTAALINNQSKGLDAILSSHENNIAARQNKDMRTISAFAALLAVPTLIAGLYGMNFKNIPLMQWQYGWIVIGLGIVTIDLVIYGMFKRRRWL
- a CDS encoding carbohydrate ABC transporter permease, which produces MSRVLPPGLPHDEELDAPRPAGAPAPHPPARADHRAPARPEARTAAAARARRRHLIRRSLIIAALSLLALVFAYPFVWLVSASFKPRGEVFDNRLIPETFTWDNYVQVWQAAPLALWLWNTLLVTVLAATTVTLSSAMVAWGFAYFRFRGRGALFGVVLATMMLPGAVTMIPTFLIWNALGFVGTLVPLWAQNIFGSAFYVFLLRQFMLGLPREFFEAARVDGASNWDLFWRIALPLSKPALAVTFVFEVQAVWTDLMRALIYLRDSADYTLPRGLKSLVDAFGFGGEWHWELIVTASVIATVPMIIVFFVAQRQIIHGISAGGVKG
- a CDS encoding sugar ABC transporter permease: MTAPPVVAASAAPPVDRERGRRRARRRNLGSALLFLSPWLVGFAVFTAWPLIYSVYLSLTDYDVINDPNFVGADNYVELFSDPKVALALGNTLFFTIVQVPLYVLVSLLLALLLNRAGRSAGVFRTVFFLPKMTPPVAVGILFLLLFNGQNGLFNTVLGWFGIDGPSWTTDAAWVKPGLIIMSLWTVGASVIILLAALQAVPDELYDSAKLDGAGFWRQSFSITVPMISPALFFIVVVNTIAGLQTFDEAYTAFFGAGNTTYSNDAALFYVIYLFQQAFEFLHMGYASAMAWVLFALIMVVTAIQILVSRRVVYYEGDDRT